Proteins from a genomic interval of uncultured Methanobrevibacter sp.:
- a CDS encoding pectate lyase-like adhesive domain-containing protein, translating to MFLCIGAVSANDLNDTQSDFDDLAGEINTTAENQVLTLEKDYKFTNTTQKHIVIDKAITIDGDNHQIEAPDVSRVFFVKADNVIIKNINFVNAKSAALAGGVISWLGNNGSLINCNFTNNSAASAGGAVLWKGDNGIISNCNFQNNTVKTAADVSLTYEEGYDPKQLHIMTVNSEAGALYLWGNHISVDNCKFINNVADFTGGAITVHWGNNISISNSKFKNNRAGHTGGAIAWNGEDGILNNARFTDDSPNELFLNSKNITLTDCYIENESSIESFYDVDFSNVKFGHLKTFDDLSLLINSTPEGGILVLDDDYKFTNGSNKGIVISKAITIDGAGHILDGNKSSRIFNITADNVVLKNINFINGDAIGSYVHNNYGGGALYWNASNGFVENCNFTNNQDYTTEYPEDITIIEDGKVIVIPSAIPAGAKTCEGGAIRWIGDNGTVKDCRFTENKVGYANHGGAVYWNGDYGKIINSEFHDNFAWVGAAIYWSGNYGTLLSSNLFLIYHDEYREPFKDRVMYWDGDNASIKDSILINAYIHGSNITCDYNFWGDTVNGPNRITKPDNVNNWIILNLKTDKNTVTKGDEVTVSWDLSYLMDNEGILSKYGPLNYSYETKFVANDSGMVNVTYRYNQMEFEVIPFKYLDFNVLAQKINETPEGGLLVLDRDYMYINGTNKGILISKSITIDGNGHTLNGNKLSRMFNITADDVTIKNINFINGNAYGKYFSNDAGGGAIYWNGANGYAENCNFTNNAGNGIEDDPFDKEETWVDENGLVWHTIRYRPMGAKVNEGGAIVWNGTNGTVFNCIFRNNGVGYPNSGGAICWRGDSGKVLYSNFYNNDAWSGAAISWIGNNGTILYSKFINSGDIFGRDIMWFGENGIIKYSFLISSSGRSPLYPYSGSVVADYNFWGDILPDTNIDKINNLNNWVVLNATCNKDFVNKGDLITVTCDTLLFEKDGGLSNFTGFSILGNLTIKADKDGFVKLTFENGQLDVKIIPKTKIVSKDLTKYYKQSKLFKVRLYGADGKLATGKYVKFTIGKKIYSIKTDKKGYATLKINKKPGKYTIISQYGSVKVKNKITIKTTLITKNVSKKVKKSAKFTVKVLKSNGKAFANKVVKVKFKGKTYKIKTNKKGIASFALSKDLKVGKYTIKTSFNGLTNSNMIIVKK from the coding sequence ATGTTTCTTTGCATTGGTGCTGTAAGTGCAAATGATTTGAATGACACCCAATCTGATTTTGACGATTTGGCAGGTGAAATAAATACAACCGCTGAAAATCAGGTACTGACATTGGAAAAGGATTATAAATTTACAAATACTACACAAAAGCATATTGTGATTGATAAAGCAATAACTATTGACGGTGACAATCATCAAATCGAAGCTCCTGATGTGTCAAGAGTATTTTTTGTAAAGGCAGATAATGTTATTATTAAAAACATTAATTTTGTCAATGCAAAATCTGCTGCTCTTGCTGGAGGAGTCATATCATGGCTGGGAAATAACGGATCATTGATTAACTGTAATTTCACAAATAATTCTGCAGCATCTGCAGGAGGTGCAGTATTGTGGAAAGGAGATAATGGAATCATTTCAAACTGCAACTTCCAAAACAATACTGTAAAAACTGCCGCAGATGTAAGTCTGACCTATGAGGAAGGTTATGATCCAAAACAACTTCATATAATGACAGTAAACAGCGAAGCCGGAGCGCTGTATCTGTGGGGAAATCACATTAGCGTAGATAACTGTAAGTTTATAAATAATGTAGCTGATTTTACAGGAGGAGCTATTACTGTCCACTGGGGAAATAACATCAGCATTTCAAATTCCAAATTTAAAAACAACCGGGCAGGTCACACCGGAGGAGCCATTGCATGGAACGGTGAAGACGGAATTTTGAACAACGCAAGATTTACTGATGACAGTCCTAATGAGCTGTTTTTGAATTCTAAAAATATCACATTAACAGACTGTTATATTGAAAACGAGTCATCAATCGAATCATTCTATGATGTCGATTTCTCAAACGTTAAATTCGGACATTTAAAAACATTTGATGATTTGTCTTTGCTGATTAACAGCACTCCTGAAGGGGGCATTCTTGTTTTGGACGATGACTACAAGTTCACAAACGGTTCAAATAAGGGAATCGTAATTTCTAAAGCTATTACAATTGACGGTGCAGGCCATATTTTGGATGGAAACAAATCCTCAAGAATTTTCAACATCACTGCAGATAATGTGGTTCTAAAAAACATTAATTTCATCAATGGTGATGCAATTGGAAGTTATGTTCATAACAATTATGGCGGAGGAGCCCTCTACTGGAATGCATCAAACGGATTTGTTGAAAACTGTAATTTCACAAATAATCAGGATTATACTACAGAATATCCAGAAGATATAACTATAATTGAGGATGGCAAGGTCATTGTTATTCCTAGTGCAATTCCTGCCGGAGCAAAAACCTGTGAAGGAGGAGCAATCCGATGGATTGGGGATAACGGTACTGTTAAAGATTGCCGTTTTACTGAAAACAAGGTAGGTTATGCAAATCATGGCGGTGCGGTCTACTGGAATGGAGATTATGGGAAAATCATCAATTCTGAATTTCATGACAATTTCGCATGGGTAGGAGCTGCAATATACTGGAGCGGAAACTATGGAACATTATTGTCTTCAAACTTGTTTTTAATATATCATGATGAGTATAGGGAACCTTTTAAAGACCGTGTCATGTATTGGGATGGTGATAATGCAAGCATTAAAGACTCCATATTGATTAATGCATATATTCATGGTTCAAACATAACCTGTGACTATAACTTTTGGGGAGACACTGTTAATGGCCCAAACAGAATTACAAAACCTGACAATGTCAATAACTGGATTATATTAAATCTCAAAACAGATAAAAATACTGTTACAAAGGGTGATGAAGTGACTGTTTCATGGGATTTAAGCTATTTAATGGATAATGAGGGAATATTATCAAAATATGGTCCTTTAAATTATTCTTATGAGACTAAATTTGTGGCTAATGATTCAGGAATGGTTAATGTGACATATAGGTATAATCAAATGGAATTTGAAGTAATTCCTTTCAAATATTTGGACTTTAATGTATTGGCTCAAAAAATTAATGAAACACCGGAAGGAGGTTTACTGGTATTGGACAGGGATTACATGTACATTAACGGTACTAATAAGGGAATTCTGATTTCAAAATCAATAACTATTGATGGAAACGGCCATACATTAAATGGAAATAAACTGTCCAGAATGTTCAATATTACTGCAGATGATGTAACTATAAAAAATATCAATTTCATCAACGGAAACGCATATGGAAAATACTTCTCAAATGATGCTGGCGGAGGAGCAATCTACTGGAACGGAGCAAACGGTTATGCTGAAAACTGTAACTTTACAAACAATGCCGGAAACGGTATTGAAGATGATCCATTCGATAAGGAAGAAACATGGGTTGATGAAAACGGATTAGTTTGGCATACTATCCGATATAGGCCAATGGGCGCTAAAGTTAATGAAGGTGGTGCAATTGTATGGAACGGTACAAACGGCACTGTATTTAACTGCATCTTCAGAAATAATGGTGTCGGATATCCGAATTCAGGTGGCGCAATCTGCTGGAGAGGAGATTCAGGAAAAGTATTATACAGTAATTTCTACAATAATGATGCATGGTCAGGAGCTGCAATTTCTTGGATTGGCAACAACGGTACAATATTGTATTCCAAATTCATAAACAGCGGAGATATTTTTGGAAGGGACATAATGTGGTTTGGTGAGAATGGAATAATCAAATACTCATTCTTAATCAGTTCAAGTGGAAGAAGCCCACTTTATCCATATTCAGGAAGTGTAGTTGCAGATTACAATTTCTGGGGAGACATTTTACCTGATACAAACATAGACAAGATTAACAATTTAAACAATTGGGTTGTATTGAATGCAACCTGCAATAAGGATTTTGTCAATAAGGGAGATCTCATTACAGTAACCTGCGATACCTTGCTGTTTGAAAAGGATGGGGGATTATCCAATTTCACAGGCTTCAGTATTTTAGGCAATCTCACAATTAAAGCGGATAAGGACGGTTTTGTCAAATTGACTTTTGAAAATGGTCAACTGGATGTTAAAATCATTCCAAAAACTAAAATTGTTTCAAAAGACCTGACAAAATATTACAAACAATCCAAACTGTTCAAGGTTCGCCTTTACGGGGCTGACGGCAAGTTAGCTACTGGAAAATATGTCAAATTTACCATAGGCAAAAAGATATACAGTATCAAAACTGATAAAAAAGGGTATGCGACTTTAAAGATTAACAAAAAACCTGGTAAATACACTATAATATCTCAGTACGGCAGTGTTAAAGTTAAAAACAAAATTACCATAAAGACAACTTTAATAACTAAGAATGTCTCTAAAAAAGTTAAAAAATCTGCTAAATTCACAGTCAAAGTTTTAAAATCA
- a CDS encoding DUF371 domain-containing protein, whose amino-acid sequence MIFKILTRGHKNVSSKHKSTFEITKDAEIGPTADCIIGTDMDKTMLNFPPEFKDKIADSNTRITVELKTENGYDEITGWGHEDLTLTHPTDIVIRKSDFTCSRTLMINADKAAKDLDGNLIEDLKNEKVMEVTIKLA is encoded by the coding sequence ATGATTTTTAAAATTCTGACCAGAGGTCATAAGAATGTAAGTTCAAAACACAAATCAACTTTTGAGATTACAAAGGATGCTGAAATCGGTCCGACTGCAGACTGTATTATCGGAACTGACATGGACAAGACCATGCTGAATTTTCCACCTGAGTTTAAAGACAAGATTGCAGATTCCAACACCAGAATAACTGTAGAGCTTAAAACGGAAAACGGGTATGATGAAATAACAGGATGGGGCCATGAGGATTTGACATTGACACATCCAACAGATATTGTAATAAGAAAAAGTGATTTCACCTGTTCCAGAACATTGATGATTAATGCCGATAAGGCTGCAAAAGATCTTGATGGCAACTTAATTGAAGATTTAAAAAATGAAAAAGTCATGGAAGTTACTATAAAATTGGCCTAA